In Polyangia bacterium, a genomic segment contains:
- a CDS encoding urease accessory UreF family protein, whose translation MMKAPLSTEPSPRAAGALGEAALLRLLQLCSPALPIGAFAYSQALEPAVAAGWVCDEATAIDWISGLLEGSLTALDLPIVERLHAAWSANDVATVDDWTALLAASRSSRELQAEERHLGAALARVLDGVGIAEAAAWTARADVTYAAMFALAASRWGIPVAVALSAYAFVWCETQVSAAVRLIPLGQSAGQRVLSALSATIPACVVFARAVADHDIGAAAPSHAIASAVHETQYSRLFRS comes from the coding sequence ATGATGAAGGCTCCCCTCAGCACTGAGCCGTCGCCGCGCGCGGCCGGGGCGCTCGGCGAGGCGGCGTTGCTGCGTCTGCTGCAGCTTTGCAGCCCGGCGCTGCCCATCGGGGCCTTCGCTTATTCGCAGGCGCTGGAGCCGGCGGTCGCCGCTGGCTGGGTGTGCGACGAAGCCACGGCGATCGATTGGATCAGCGGCCTGCTGGAGGGAAGCCTGACCGCTCTGGATCTGCCGATCGTCGAGCGCCTGCACGCCGCCTGGTCGGCGAACGACGTTGCCACCGTCGACGATTGGACCGCGCTTTTGGCCGCCTCGCGCTCCTCGCGCGAGCTGCAAGCCGAAGAGCGGCACCTGGGCGCCGCGCTGGCCCGGGTGCTGGACGGCGTGGGCATCGCGGAAGCCGCCGCCTGGACCGCGCGCGCCGACGTCACGTACGCCGCGATGTTCGCCCTCGCCGCCAGCCGCTGGGGCATTCCGGTCGCTGTCGCGCTGTCCGCTTACGCCTTCGTCTGGTGCGAGACGCAGGTCAGCGCTGCCGTTCGTCTGATCCCGCTCGGCCAAAGCGCCGGCCAGCGGGTCTTGTCGGCCCTGTCCGCGACCATTCCCGCCTGCGTCGTTTTCGCGCGCGCCGTCGCCGACCACGACATCGGCGCCGCCGCGCCGTCGCACGCCATCGCCAGCGCCGTTCACGAAACGCAATACTCGCGGCTTTTCCGGTCGTGA
- a CDS encoding dimethylsulfonioproprionate lyase family protein has product MNATARLVFPNLPERVSRADLPWKPLRPGVDIYRLYGGSEGEDGPSAALLLYAPGATVPEHTHPGHEHIYVLSGSQADENGVYGAGSLIVNRPGTQHSVRSPNGCVVLVIWERPVVFTER; this is encoded by the coding sequence ATGAATGCCACCGCTCGTCTGGTCTTCCCCAACCTTCCCGAAAGGGTGTCGCGGGCCGATCTGCCGTGGAAACCGCTGCGTCCCGGGGTGGACATTTATCGGCTCTACGGCGGGTCGGAAGGCGAAGACGGGCCCAGCGCGGCTCTGCTACTGTACGCGCCCGGCGCGACGGTTCCCGAACACACGCACCCCGGTCATGAGCACATCTATGTTCTCAGCGGCAGCCAGGCCGACGAAAACGGCGTCTACGGCGCCGGCAGCCTTATCGTCAATCGACCCGGCACCCAGCACAGCGTCCGCAGCCCCAACGGCTGCGTCGTCCTGGTCATCTGGGAACGGCCCGTCGTCTTCACCGAGCGCTGA
- the ureC gene encoding urease subunit alpha — protein MKTIDRRAYAEMYGPTTGDRVRLGDTDLFIEIERDHTIYGEEVKFGGGKVIRDGMGQSQRTNDVAVDTVITNAVIVDARGIIKADIGIKDGRIAGIGKAGNPDVQPGVDIIIGPGTEIIAGEGCLATAGGIDSHIHFISPQQCEDALTSGVTTMIGGGTGPAAGTNATTCTPGPWNIARMLQAADAIPMNIGFLGKGNASRPDSLVEQVVAGCIGLKLHEDWGTTPAAIDCCLTVADQFDVQVAIHTDTLNESGFVEDTLAAFKGRAIHTYHTEGAGGGHAPDIIKACGVPHVLPSSTNPTRPYTINTIDEHLDMLMVCHHLDPGIPEDVAFAESRIRRETIAAEDILHDLGAFSMLSSDSQAMGRVGEVITRTWQTAHKMKQQRGFLPEDASAGSRHDNFRVKRYLAKYTINPAITHGISHEVGSISVGKLADIVLWRPAFFGAKPAVIIKGGLIASAPMGDPNASIPTPQPVHYRPMFGALGGARHATSVTFVSRAALEDGVGERLGLRKRLEVVRGTRAIGKRDLVHNDALPVMEVDPQTYEVRADGQLLTCAPATVLPLAQRYFLF, from the coding sequence GTGAAGACCATCGACCGCCGCGCCTACGCCGAGATGTACGGCCCCACCACCGGCGATCGCGTGCGCCTGGGCGACACGGATCTCTTCATCGAGATCGAACGCGACCACACCATCTACGGCGAAGAGGTGAAATTCGGCGGCGGCAAGGTCATCCGCGACGGCATGGGCCAGTCGCAGCGCACCAACGACGTCGCCGTCGACACCGTCATCACCAACGCCGTCATCGTCGACGCGCGCGGCATCATCAAGGCGGACATCGGGATCAAGGACGGGCGCATCGCCGGCATCGGCAAAGCCGGCAACCCCGACGTGCAGCCGGGCGTCGACATCATCATCGGCCCCGGCACGGAGATCATCGCCGGCGAGGGTTGCCTCGCCACCGCCGGCGGCATCGACTCGCACATTCATTTCATTTCGCCGCAGCAGTGTGAAGATGCGCTGACCTCGGGCGTGACCACGATGATCGGCGGCGGCACCGGACCGGCGGCCGGCACCAACGCCACCACCTGCACGCCCGGCCCCTGGAACATCGCCCGCATGTTGCAAGCGGCCGACGCCATCCCGATGAACATCGGGTTTCTCGGCAAGGGAAACGCCAGCCGCCCCGACTCGCTGGTGGAACAGGTCGTCGCCGGCTGCATCGGCCTCAAGTTGCACGAAGACTGGGGCACCACGCCGGCGGCCATCGACTGTTGCTTGACCGTCGCCGACCAGTTCGACGTGCAGGTGGCCATTCACACCGACACCCTGAACGAGAGCGGCTTCGTCGAGGACACCTTGGCCGCGTTCAAGGGCCGCGCCATTCACACCTATCACACCGAAGGCGCCGGCGGCGGCCACGCCCCCGACATCATCAAGGCCTGCGGCGTGCCGCACGTGCTGCCGTCGTCGACCAACCCAACGCGCCCATACACGATCAACACCATCGACGAGCACCTGGACATGCTGATGGTCTGCCACCACCTGGACCCAGGGATCCCCGAAGACGTCGCCTTCGCCGAATCGCGCATTCGCCGCGAGACCATCGCCGCCGAGGACATCCTGCACGATCTGGGCGCGTTCTCGATGCTGTCCAGCGATTCGCAGGCCATGGGCCGCGTCGGCGAGGTCATCACCCGCACCTGGCAAACCGCCCACAAGATGAAACAACAGCGCGGCTTTCTGCCCGAAGACGCCTCTGCTGGTTCGCGCCACGACAACTTTCGCGTCAAGCGTTACCTCGCCAAGTACACCATCAACCCGGCCATCACCCACGGCATCTCGCACGAGGTGGGCTCGATCTCCGTCGGGAAATTGGCCGACATCGTCCTGTGGCGGCCGGCGTTCTTCGGCGCCAAGCCGGCGGTGATCATCAAGGGGGGCTTGATCGCGTCGGCGCCGATGGGCGATCCGAACGCGTCGATCCCCACGCCGCAGCCGGTGCACTATCGCCCGATGTTCGGCGCGCTGGGCGGCGCCCGCCACGCCACGTCGGTGACGTTCGTTTCGCGGGCGGCGCTGGAAGACGGTGTCGGCGAACGCCTGGGATTGCGCAAACGGCTGGAGGTGGTGCGCGGCACGCGCGCCATCGGCAAGCGCGATCTGGTGCACAACGACGCCTTGCCGGTGATGGAGGTCGACCCGCAGACATACGAGGTGCGCGCCGACGGACAACTGCTGACCTGCGCGCCGGCCACGGTTTTGCCGCTGGCTCAACGCTATTTTCTGTTCTAG
- a CDS encoding ABC transporter ATP-binding protein produces the protein MTGELALEAVSVSKYFGSLIALSDVSLRLRRGTVHALLGENGAGKSTLVKCIMGYYQADSGKVMVNGVPSRIKNPRDAAGLGVGMVYQHFTLVDNMTVAENLVLSRRNLPFVFDWAAEYKAVSVFMERMPFRLDPRRPVRMLAAGEKQKLEILKQLYLGSAIVILDEPTSVLTPDEADEVLGLLRQMTRDGKLTVLMISHKFREVMKFADEVTVLRRGRLVGRGLVAELTPDAMARMMVGDEPPRANQQRAQRDAGPATLEIKSLHADDDLGTPALTDFSLLVRAGEIVGIAGVSGNGQEELVEVLAGQRVARAGTVVINGDRYQAKRAEMRNQKVRCLPDEPLRNACVGAMTVAENIGFRRFDRQPFAIGRTLVSQRALRKSARSLIAEYGIRTPGPDAPIGSLSGGNVQRAVLARELHEDVALLVASNPCFGLDFAAVAEIRSRLMEARNRGAAVLLISADLDEIFALADRIVVISEGRATHAVDIAEADLGVIGRHMAGHA, from the coding sequence ATGACCGGCGAGCTGGCCCTGGAAGCGGTTTCGGTGAGCAAGTATTTCGGATCGCTCATCGCGCTGTCGGACGTTTCGCTGCGCTTGCGGCGCGGGACCGTGCACGCACTGCTGGGCGAAAACGGCGCCGGCAAGAGCACGCTGGTCAAGTGCATCATGGGCTATTACCAGGCCGACAGCGGCAAGGTGATGGTGAACGGCGTTCCCTCGCGCATCAAGAATCCGCGCGACGCCGCCGGGCTGGGGGTGGGCATGGTCTACCAGCACTTCACGCTGGTCGATAACATGACCGTGGCCGAGAACCTGGTCCTGTCCCGTCGCAACCTGCCGTTCGTCTTCGACTGGGCCGCCGAGTACAAGGCGGTCAGCGTGTTCATGGAACGCATGCCGTTCCGTCTGGATCCGCGCCGCCCGGTGCGCATGCTGGCCGCCGGCGAGAAGCAAAAGCTGGAGATCTTGAAGCAGCTTTATCTCGGCAGCGCCATCGTCATCCTGGACGAGCCGACGTCGGTGCTGACGCCCGACGAAGCCGACGAGGTGCTGGGTCTGTTGCGCCAGATGACCCGCGACGGCAAGCTGACGGTGCTGATGATCTCGCACAAGTTCCGCGAGGTGATGAAGTTCGCCGACGAGGTCACGGTCTTGCGGCGCGGGCGGCTGGTGGGGCGGGGCCTGGTGGCCGAGCTGACGCCCGACGCGATGGCGCGCATGATGGTGGGCGACGAACCGCCGCGCGCCAACCAGCAGCGCGCCCAGCGCGACGCCGGCCCGGCGACCCTGGAGATCAAGTCGCTGCACGCCGACGACGATCTGGGCACGCCGGCGCTGACCGATTTTTCGCTGCTGGTGCGCGCCGGCGAGATCGTCGGCATCGCCGGCGTCTCAGGCAACGGTCAAGAGGAATTGGTCGAGGTGCTGGCCGGCCAGCGCGTGGCCCGGGCCGGCACCGTGGTCATCAACGGCGATCGCTATCAAGCCAAGCGCGCCGAGATGCGCAATCAGAAAGTCCGCTGCCTGCCCGACGAGCCGCTGCGCAACGCCTGCGTGGGGGCCATGACCGTCGCCGAGAACATCGGGTTTCGTCGCTTCGATCGACAACCGTTCGCCATCGGCCGCACGCTGGTCAGCCAGAGGGCCCTGCGCAAGAGCGCCCGATCCCTGATCGCCGAGTACGGCATCCGCACGCCCGGTCCGGACGCGCCCATCGGCAGCCTGTCGGGCGGCAACGTCCAGCGCGCGGTGCTGGCGCGCGAGCTGCACGAAGACGTGGCGCTGCTGGTGGCGTCGAACCCGTGCTTCGGCCTCGACTTCGCCGCGGTGGCGGAGATCCGGTCGCGCCTGATGGAGGCGCGCAACCGCGGCGCCGCCGTCTTGCTGATCAGCGCCGACCTCGACGAGATTTTCGCCCTCGCCGATCGCATCGTGGTGATCAGCGAGGGCCGCGCCACCCACGCCGTCGATATCGCCGAGGCGGATCTGGGCGTCATCGGCCGGCACATGGCGGGTCACGCGTGA
- a CDS encoding isochorismatase family cysteine hydrolase, with the protein MPATPYPFPGAGNVALVVIDMQRDFLEPGGFGAALGNDVTRLQAIVPTLARLIGAFRAARLPIIHTKEGHRADLADCPPAKRTRGKIGLRIGDKGPMGRILILGEPGNDFVPELAPGPGELILPKPGKGAFYATDLDATLRARKIQRLVITGVTTEVCVQTTMREANDRGYDCLLVEDCTESYFPEFKAATLAMVAAQGGIVGWTAPAGAVIDGLGAGG; encoded by the coding sequence ATCCCCGCCACGCCGTATCCGTTCCCCGGCGCCGGCAACGTGGCGCTGGTGGTGATCGACATGCAGCGCGATTTTCTCGAGCCGGGCGGCTTCGGCGCGGCGCTGGGCAACGACGTGACGCGCTTGCAGGCCATCGTTCCGACGCTGGCCCGTTTGATCGGCGCCTTTCGCGCGGCGCGCTTGCCGATCATCCACACCAAGGAAGGCCACCGGGCGGATCTAGCCGACTGCCCGCCGGCCAAACGCACGCGCGGCAAAATCGGCCTGCGCATCGGCGACAAAGGTCCGATGGGGCGCATCTTGATTCTGGGCGAGCCCGGCAACGACTTCGTGCCCGAACTGGCGCCCGGCCCCGGCGAGCTGATCCTGCCCAAGCCAGGAAAAGGCGCTTTTTATGCCACCGACCTCGACGCCACCTTGCGCGCGCGCAAGATCCAGCGCCTGGTCATCACCGGCGTGACCACGGAGGTCTGCGTGCAGACGACCATGCGCGAGGCGAACGATCGCGGTTATGACTGCCTGCTGGTGGAAGACTGCACGGAGAGTTATTTCCCCGAATTCAAGGCCGCCACGCTGGCCATGGTCGCCGCGCAGGGCGGGATCGTCGGGTGGACCGCGCCCGCCGGCGCCGTCATCGACGGGCTGGGAGCCGGGGGATGA
- a CDS encoding urease accessory protein UreD — translation MLARRRHHGPLAVQRTFHPEGPSVCHVYVLHPPGGIVGGDHLRIAATVAAGAHALLTTPAATKVYRSSGARAQQRQHLSVAAGGALEWLPQETILFDGAHVDLETRVDLQSGARFIGMETLCFGLPARGEAFARGRCRQALELWQDGRPLLIERGRFDGDAPVSAARWGLGGAPVLGTLLATTPAVSPAGASMAAVVDQLRALVTELPSGDLGAITTVGDGAALVCRYLGASTERCATFLRGAWRLLRPTMIGRPATPPRIWAT, via the coding sequence GTGCTGGCGCGGCGCCGTCACCACGGCCCGCTGGCGGTGCAACGGACGTTTCATCCCGAGGGTCCGTCGGTGTGTCACGTCTACGTGCTGCACCCGCCGGGCGGTATCGTCGGCGGCGATCACCTGCGCATCGCCGCCACCGTCGCTGCCGGCGCGCACGCGCTGCTGACCACGCCCGCCGCCACCAAGGTCTATCGCAGCAGCGGCGCGCGGGCCCAGCAACGCCAGCACCTCTCGGTCGCCGCCGGCGGCGCGCTGGAGTGGTTGCCGCAAGAGACGATTCTATTCGACGGCGCGCACGTCGATCTGGAGACGCGCGTCGATCTGCAGTCGGGCGCGCGCTTCATCGGCATGGAGACCCTGTGCTTCGGTCTGCCCGCCCGCGGGGAAGCTTTCGCCCGCGGCCGCTGCCGGCAAGCGCTGGAGCTGTGGCAGGACGGACGGCCGCTGCTCATCGAACGCGGGCGCTTCGACGGCGACGCACCGGTCAGCGCCGCGCGCTGGGGCCTGGGCGGCGCGCCGGTGCTGGGCACGCTGCTGGCGACCACGCCCGCGGTGTCGCCGGCGGGCGCGTCGATGGCGGCCGTCGTCGACCAGCTTCGCGCGCTGGTCACAGAGCTGCCGTCCGGCGATCTGGGCGCGATCACCACCGTCGGTGACGGCGCCGCGCTGGTGTGCCGGTACCTGGGCGCCAGCACCGAACGCTGCGCCACCTTCTTGCGCGGCGCCTGGCGCTTGCTGCGCCCGACGATGATCGGCCGCCCGGCCACCCCACCGCGCATCTGGGCCACCTGA
- the ureE gene encoding urease accessory protein UreE, whose amino-acid sequence MLNVHEVIPAAAVDQGNDAPDGIVTLTFEERRRSRLLAHLDDGRELALRLPRGTVLRDGDRLRARDGSVVVAVRAAAESLSVGNTRHPHLLTRAAYHLGNRHVPVEIGAGWVAYAHDHVLDALVRALGLEIEARVAPFEPEVGAFHTERGGHHHGDGVAHDHNHPHDHAHAPDHDEHGSDQAPGDHAQADHESHDHDEGSPQH is encoded by the coding sequence ATGCTCAACGTGCACGAAGTGATCCCCGCCGCCGCCGTCGACCAGGGTAACGATGCACCCGATGGGATCGTCACGCTGACCTTCGAAGAACGCCGCCGCAGCCGCCTGCTGGCCCATCTTGACGACGGGCGCGAGCTGGCGCTGCGGTTGCCGCGCGGAACGGTGTTGCGCGACGGCGATCGCCTGCGCGCGCGCGACGGCAGCGTGGTGGTGGCGGTGCGCGCCGCCGCCGAGAGCCTGTCGGTCGGGAACACCCGTCATCCGCACCTGCTCACCCGCGCGGCGTATCACCTGGGCAACCGCCACGTCCCGGTGGAGATCGGTGCCGGGTGGGTGGCGTACGCGCACGATCACGTGCTGGATGCGCTGGTGCGCGCGCTGGGCCTGGAGATCGAGGCGCGGGTGGCGCCGTTCGAACCGGAGGTGGGCGCCTTTCACACCGAACGCGGCGGCCACCACCACGGCGACGGCGTCGCGCACGATCACAACCACCCACACGACCACGCGCACGCGCCCGACCACGACGAACACGGCAGCGACCAAGCGCCCGGCGACCACGCGCAAGCGGACCACGAAAGCCACGACCATGATGAAGGCTCCCCTCAGCACTGA
- the ureA gene encoding urease subunit gamma has product MELTPREKDKLLLFTAALVAERRKARGLKLNYPEAIAFISAAIMEGAREGRTVADLMSAGAQLLTADDVMDGIAEMVTEVQVEATFPDGTKLVTVHQPIRSAKIIGIGEVQVAAGDIALNERRPTVRLEVSNTGDRPIQVGSHYHFFETNPALRFDRALARGFRLDIPAGTAVRFEPGQTRTVELVAYAGARVVLGFRGDVMGPLDGGRS; this is encoded by the coding sequence ATGGAACTGACCCCGCGCGAAAAAGACAAGCTGCTGCTGTTCACCGCCGCGCTGGTCGCCGAGCGCCGCAAGGCCCGCGGCCTGAAGTTGAATTACCCGGAAGCAATCGCCTTCATCTCGGCGGCGATCATGGAAGGCGCGCGCGAAGGCCGCACCGTCGCCGATCTGATGAGCGCCGGCGCGCAGCTTTTGACCGCCGACGACGTCATGGACGGCATCGCCGAGATGGTCACCGAGGTCCAGGTCGAAGCCACCTTCCCCGACGGCACCAAGCTGGTCACCGTGCACCAGCCGATCCGTTCGGCGAAGATCATCGGCATCGGCGAGGTGCAGGTCGCCGCCGGCGACATCGCCTTGAACGAGAGACGTCCGACCGTGCGCCTGGAGGTGTCGAACACGGGCGACCGGCCGATCCAGGTCGGCTCGCACTATCACTTCTTCGAGACCAACCCGGCGCTGCGCTTCGATCGGGCCCTGGCCCGCGGCTTTCGCCTGGACATCCCGGCCGGCACGGCGGTGCGCTTTGAACCGGGGCAGACCCGCACCGTCGAACTGGTGGCCTACGCCGGCGCGCGCGTGGTGCTGGGTTTCCGCGGCGACGTGATGGGCCCGCTTGACGGAGGCCGCTCGTGA